CTACATACTCCAAATATTACAGTTGCAAAGCAGCTGCATCATGATAAATTATATCCAATAATCAAACAACGTATTGATGGCCTGCCTGCTTCCGAATTAAAAACTTTTCTGGCAGATTGGAGGATAAGTGCTATTCTTACGGATACTCCAGAATTTTTGGAAGAACATCACAACGATTTGTTAGATGCTATTCCGGGGTACTCCGTTGCCGGATGGACAGAATTCTTAAGAATTAAAGGCATACAAGCTGTAAGGAGGAATGCTATAGAAAGTGATATATTTAATCTGTACAACCATTTTGTCGAAGATATAAATGGCATTTTTAAATATACCGGAGGGTTCGCGAGAAAAACTAGCCCATATTCCGCTTATGATTTAGCTGAATCTCTGAATATTCAAACTTGTACGTATTGCAATCGTATCTATACAAAGACGGTTAGAAATCCCACTAAAATTACTAGACCTGAATTTGACCATTGGTTTCCGAAGGAAAGCTATCCTTTGCTTGCATTATCTTTTTTTAATCTTATTCCTTCTTGTCATGTTTGCAATAGTAGTGTTAAGGGTAAGACCGTAATGAGTCTTGACACCTTTATACATCCGTATGTGGATAGTGCACCACAGTATAAGTTTAGCTATAGAATTGACAGCTATAATAAATACAAATTTCAAATTAGTAGGAATAGTGGTTCTAAGGAGGATGCAACCATTAAGGCCTTCAAATTGGAAGAAATTTATGCAACTCATGAAGATGAGATTGAGGATTTAGTAAGGTTAAGAAAATTATACTCTCCTCGTTATTTGCTACAACTTAGAACTTTGCTTAGTAAGGCAGACCAAAAAGTTTCCATTGAAGAACTCTACCGGTTAGCATTTGGTACGCATATAAATGAGGCTGATTTTCATAAGAGACCTCTCAGTAAAATGAAAAAAGATATTCTCAAAGAATTAAATATTATTAAATGACTTTGCATCGTTACAGAATAGAAAGAT
This genomic interval from Zobellia roscoffensis contains the following:
- a CDS encoding HNH endonuclease family protein produces the protein MISLDLHTPNITVAKQLHHDKLYPIIKQRIDGLPASELKTFLADWRISAILTDTPEFLEEHHNDLLDAIPGYSVAGWTEFLRIKGIQAVRRNAIESDIFNLYNHFVEDINGIFKYTGGFARKTSPYSAYDLAESLNIQTCTYCNRIYTKTVRNPTKITRPEFDHWFPKESYPLLALSFFNLIPSCHVCNSSVKGKTVMSLDTFIHPYVDSAPQYKFSYRIDSYNKYKFQISRNSGSKEDATIKAFKLEEIYATHEDEIEDLVRLRKLYSPRYLLQLRTLLSKADQKVSIEELYRLAFGTHINEADFHKRPLSKMKKDILKELNIIK